One window of Polyangium spumosum genomic DNA carries:
- a CDS encoding multicopper oxidase family protein: MDRRDFVKIGAAIGGALVASEALAQGAPEKNAGKRARRPGPFPGGQPAVVTPNGATLKLVEKDGVKIGHLVAMPVKHTFTPGLEAECWGYNGRVHGPTIEVVEGDRVRFYVTNRLPEPTTVHWHGVILPCGMDGVAGLTQKPIEPKDTHVYEFTFSKAGTFMYHPHYDEMTQMALGMVGMIVVHPKNPRGPRVDRDFALVTHEWAIRAGARRPDPNEMKDFNVLTFNAKAYPGTEPLVVGKGERVRIRLGNLSAMDHHPIHIHGLAFETTWTDGGEIPVTARHPDTTVLVPTGSVRVIEFVPTESGDWAMHCHMTHHIMNQMGHGFPVMVGANAAAIDKRVQALVPDYMTMGQAGMGGMDDMKMPVPKNSIPMRGGKGPFSTIDMGGMFTILKVRDDPDAEDGKGWYAHPKGTVADKADSTKMKADGIDPDVTF, from the coding sequence ATGGATCGACGTGATTTCGTGAAGATCGGCGCCGCGATCGGCGGCGCGCTCGTCGCCTCCGAGGCGCTCGCCCAGGGCGCGCCCGAGAAAAATGCTGGCAAGCGCGCGCGCCGCCCCGGGCCTTTCCCGGGTGGCCAGCCGGCGGTCGTCACGCCGAACGGGGCGACCTTGAAGCTCGTCGAGAAGGACGGCGTCAAGATCGGCCACCTCGTGGCCATGCCGGTCAAGCACACCTTCACGCCCGGCCTCGAGGCCGAATGCTGGGGCTACAACGGCCGCGTGCACGGTCCCACGATCGAGGTCGTCGAGGGCGACCGCGTGCGGTTTTACGTGACGAATCGCCTGCCCGAGCCGACGACGGTCCACTGGCACGGCGTCATCCTGCCCTGCGGCATGGACGGCGTCGCGGGCCTCACGCAGAAGCCCATCGAGCCGAAGGACACGCACGTCTACGAGTTCACGTTCTCGAAGGCGGGGACGTTCATGTACCACCCCCATTACGACGAGATGACCCAGATGGCGCTCGGGATGGTGGGGATGATCGTGGTGCACCCGAAGAACCCCAGGGGCCCGCGGGTCGATCGCGATTTCGCGCTCGTCACCCATGAATGGGCGATCCGCGCCGGCGCGCGGCGGCCGGATCCCAACGAGATGAAGGACTTCAACGTCCTCACCTTCAACGCGAAGGCCTACCCGGGCACCGAGCCGCTCGTCGTCGGCAAGGGCGAGCGCGTGCGCATCCGGCTCGGGAACCTCTCGGCGATGGATCACCACCCGATTCACATCCACGGCCTCGCCTTCGAGACCACCTGGACCGACGGCGGCGAGATCCCGGTCACGGCGCGGCACCCGGACACGACGGTGCTCGTGCCGACGGGCAGCGTGCGCGTGATCGAGTTCGTCCCCACGGAGTCGGGCGACTGGGCCATGCATTGCCACATGACCCACCACATCATGAACCAGATGGGACACGGCTTCCCCGTGATGGTCGGCGCGAACGCGGCGGCGATCGACAAGCGCGTGCAGGCGCTCGTCCCCGATTACATGACGATGGGGCAAGCCGGCATGGGCGGGATGGACGACATGAAGATGCCGGTCCCGAAGAACTCGATCCCCATGCGCGGCGGCAAGGGGCCCTTCTCGACCATCGACATGGGCGGCATGTTCACGATCCTGAAGGTCCGCGACGATCCGGACGCCGAGGATGGGAAGGGCTGGTATGCGCACCCGAAGGGGACCGTGGCCGACAAAGCCGACAGCACGAAGATGAAGGCAGACGGGATCGACCCGGACGTCACGTTCTGA